Sequence from the Clostridium butyricum genome:
AAAAGATAAAAACATTTAAGATTACTGAATTTTTCATCATAATCACCATACATAAGATTAACAACAGAATTTTTAAAATGTGAAACTTCATCATGAGATACTGGTAAGAGATATAGTTCATTATAAAAATATTCAATTGAAAATTTTAATTTGTGTCTGTTAGAGCTTCTGTCATAAGGAGTTAACTGAAAATATTCAAGTGAATCATGCATCCATCCAAAGTTCCATTTATAGTCAAATCCAACGCCACCATAAACTACAGGGGCAGTTATCTTGGAGAAGACAGAAGAATCTTCTGCAATAAGCATTACATTTTGATGTCTATTTTGAAGTGCAAAATTACTGCTTCTAAGAAACCATAAACCTGCTTCGTTAACTCCTTTGTTTAAATCCCCACTTTCATATATCATAATAGATACAGCATCGTATCTTAAACCATCCATATGATAATAAGACAACCAGAAATCAAGTGAAGATCGTACAAAGCTTATTACATATGGTTTCGTAAAGTCAAAAAGGTTAGTATCCCATTCACTGCTTCTATTTTCATCAGAATTGCTTTCATAAATATAACTTCCATCATACTTGCTAAGAGAAAATGAATCTTTTACAAAATGAGCAGGTACAACATCAAGTATTACACCTATATTTTCATTATGGCATTTATTAATGAATTTCATTAAATCTTTAGGATTACCATATCTACTTGTAGCACTAAAATATCCACTTACTTGATATCCCCACGATCCATCAAATGGATGTTCAGTAATAGGAAGAAGTTCAATATGAGTGTATCCCATTTCCTTTACATAAGGGATAATAATATCTGCAATTTCATTATAATTATAGAAATCATATTCGTTATCTTTAATTTTCCATGAAGAAAGATGAACTTCATAAATATTTAGTGGAGAGTTAAAATTTTTTGTTCTTGAATTCATCCATAAATCATCTGTCCATTGAAAGTCGTTTATATTATATACTATTGATGCTGTATCAGGTCTTAATTCACTAAAAAATGCAAATGGATCTATTTTATCTATAATTTCATTTTCTTTAGTGAAAATGCGATATTTATATAGTGACATTTCAGGTACATCTTT
This genomic interval carries:
- the glgB gene encoding 1,4-alpha-glucan branching protein GlgB; this translates as MINNNEINNILQGNSLDAYNTFGAHFSYEYQQHGVRFTVYAPNAERVLLVGTFNDWSGYDMELHPSGVWSIFVKDVPEMSLYKYRIFTKENEIIDKIDPFAFFSELRPDTASIVYNINDFQWTDDLWMNSRTKNFNSPLNIYEVHLSSWKIKDNEYDFYNYNEIADIIIPYVKEMGYTHIELLPITEHPFDGSWGYQVSGYFSATSRYGNPKDLMKFINKCHNENIGVILDVVPAHFVKDSFSLSKYDGSYIYESNSDENRSSEWDTNLFDFTKPYVISFVRSSLDFWLSYYHMDGLRYDAVSIMIYESGDLNKGVNEAGLWFLRSSNFALQNRHQNVMLIAEDSSVFSKITAPVVYGGVGFDYKWNFGWMHDSLEYFQLTPYDRSSNRHKLKFSIEYFYNELYLLPVSHDEVSHFKNSVVNLMYGDYDEKFSNLKCFYLFMMTHPGKKLNFMGNEIGQFETWHCNKEIDWDILDYPKHMLFKNYFSKLQEIYSKESSLYKNEYNKNSFNWIQTDDNMPCIFAYKRNDLEEDCSYTVLNLGDSECYSFLLQVDSSGWYDEIINTDSEKFGGKNKISKKKRAKLIDNNYYISIYLNKFNGVIVKKSKKLCN